In the genome of Chloroflexota bacterium, one region contains:
- a CDS encoding transposase: MVSDGLVIRDVAENRQACLPGESPQQLLAALHPVEDQAHFLTLYHPVVLYHPFDQGCGAQASRCGVADNDQGIHAAHDLPVQLLQAGLPVNDDGIEAAGEGFYGPAQEVIDRAEAEARLAQWEDAVREDGPTPFKGLLPMLRMWHNEILNYFDHRYTNGFLEGKNNRIKVVKRVAYGYRNRANFRQRILLTNGRRPYAKVA, encoded by the coding sequence GTGGTAAGCGATGGTCTCGTCATAAGGGATGTAGCCGAAAACCGGCAGGCCTGTCTCCCGGGCGAATCGCCGCAGCAACTCCTCGCCGCCCTGCACCCGGTTGAAGACCAGGCCCATTTTCTCACATTGTATCACCCTGTCGTTCTGTACCATCCCTTTGATCAGGGCTGCGGTGCGCAGGCCTCTCGATGTGGCGTCGCTGACAATGACCAGGGTATCCACGCGGCGCATGACTTGCCTGTTCAGTTGCTCCAGGCCGGCCTCCCCGTCAACGATGATGGTATCGAAGCTGCGGGAGAGGGTTTCTATGGCCCCGCGCAGGAGGTCATTGACCGGGCAGAAGCTGAAGCCAGGCTAGCCCAGTGGGAAGATGCCGTAAGAGAAGATGGTCCTACGCCTTTCAAAGGCCTGCTGCCCATGCTCCGCATGTGGCACAATGAGATCCTCAACTACTTCGACCATCGCTATACCAACGGTTTCCTGGAGGGCAAGAACAACCGCATCAAAGTGGTAAAAAGGGTAGCCTATGGCTATCGAAATAGGGCCAACTTCAGACAGAGAATACTCCTGACCAACGGAAGGAGGCCATATGCCAAAGTTGCATGA